AGCGGGCGACCGACGGCGACTCGCCGACCTTCTTCGAGACGCTGACGGCGATGGCGCTGTGGGAGTTCGATCGGCAGGACGTGGACGTGGCCGTCCTCGAAGTCGGCATCGGCGGGACGCTGGACGCCACGAGCGTCGTCGACCCGATCGCCAGCGCCGTCACCGCGGTCACGCTCGAACACACGGACCTGCTCGGCGACACCGTCGGGGAGATCGCTCGCGACAAATCGGGCGTCGCGCCCGACGACGCGCCGCTCGTGACCGCGACGACCGGCGACGCGCTCGCGGCCATCCGCGAGGAGGTCGACGACGTGCTCACGGTCGCCGACGCCGACTGGAGCGAGCCCGAGGACCCGGACGTGACCGTCGCGTACGGCGGTCGCGAGGGACTGGAGGGGGCCGTCTCGGTCGAGGGGACCGGCTCGCTCGACGGCGGGGACGAGGAGGGCGGCGACGGCGGGTGGGCCGTCGACACGCGCCTCCCGCTGCTGGGCGCTCACCAGGCGCGCAACGCGGGCGTCGCGGCGGCGCTCGTCGGGCAGGTGGCCGGCCGCCTGGGTGTCGACGCGGCGACGGCGGCCGTCGAGCGCGGCTTCCGCAACGCCCACTGGCCGGGGCGGTTCGAGGTGATGGACCGCGAGCCGCTGGTCGTCCTCGACGGCGCGCACAACCCCGGCGGCTGCGAGACGACCGCCGAGGTGCTTTCCACCTTCGACTACGGCGAGGCCCACCTCGTCGTCGGCGCGATGACCGACAAGGACCACCGCGGGGTCGCAGCGGCGTTCGCCGACGCGGATCTGGGCCGCGTCGTCGCCTGCCGCCCCGACCACGACCGCGCCGAGTCCGCCGAGGTGGTCGCCCGCGCGTTCGCGACCGAGACCGACGCCGACGTGTCGACACACGAGCCGGTCGCCGGCGCACTCGCCCGGGCGCTCGACGCCGCCGGACCCGACGACGCCGTCGTCGTCTCGGGCTCGCTGTACGCCGTCGCCGAGGCGCGCACCCGCTGGTCGCGGCCCACCGTCCCGCTCGACGTGGACTCGGTGACCGACGCCGAGGCGGCGCTGGACCGGGCGCACGTCGGCGAGGCGAACGCGGCGGCAGCAGCCGGCGACGCCGTCCACCGCGTCTTGCGGATGCGGCTCCGTCCGCGCCGCGCTCGCCGCCTGCAGTCCGAGTTGCGAGCGCTGGGCGGGGAGGTCGCCCTCTCGGCGCTGGCCGACCAGGACGAGGAGCGCGTCGACGCCGTAGCGATGGCGACCCGGGCGCAGTTCGACCGCCTCGCCGACGCGCTCGCCGACCGCGAGGACGACCTCGCGCCGCTGGCCGACGAGATCCGGGCCGGCCTCGGCGCGTCGCCGACCCCGAACGCGGCGACGCCGACGCCCGACGCCGAGCGGAGCGCGACCGATCGGGACTACCCGTGGGCCGACGGCACGGCGGTGATGGGCATCCTCAACATCACGCCCGACAGCTTCCACGACGGCGGCGAGTACAACACCGTCGCCGACGCCCGCGAGCGCGCCGAGCGGATGGTCGACGCCGGCGTCGAGATCCTCGACATCGGCGGCGAATCGACCCGGCCCGGCGGCGAGGTCGTCCCCGCCGAGGAGGAGAGAGCGCGCGTCGTCCCCGTGATCGAGGAAATTTCGGACCTCGACGCGATGATTTCGATCGACACGCGCAAGGCCGAAGTAGCCCGCGCCGCCCTGGACGCCGGGGCGGACCTGTTAAACGACGTGTCCGGGCTGGAAGACCCGGAGATGCGGCTCGTCGCCGCCGAGTACGACGTGCCTGTGGTCGTCATGCACAGTATCGAGGCACCGGTCGACCCGACCACGAGCGTCGAGTACGACGACGTGGTCGACGACGTGATCGACTACCTCGCCGAGCGCGTCCTCCTCGCCGAGAAGGCCGGGCTCGACCGCTCGCAGATCCTCGTCGACCCCGGGCTCGGGTTCGGCAAATCGGCCGCCGAGAGCTTCGAACTCCTGGGTCGGCTGGACGAACTCGCGGCGCTGGGCTGCCCGGTTCTGGTCGGCCACTCCCGCAAGTCCATGTTCGAACTCACCGAGGGCGGCCGCGAGGGCGCGCTGGACGAGACGGTCGCGGGCACGGCGCTGGCGGCCGAGCGCGGCGCCGACGTGATCAGAGTCCACGACGCCGACGAGAACGTCGCCGCCGTCCGCGTCGCCCGGGCCGCGGCCGACCCCGACCGCTTCGACGAGGAGTGAACGCGGCGGTCGCCGATCCGCGACTCGCGAGACGGCGCGACCCTCGGTCAGTTCAGCGTCGACCGGTCGACGACCCGGAATCGGTGGCCGCAACGCGGACACGCGACGCGGTGCTCCCCGTTGGTGTCGACCGTCTCGAACGAGCGAGCGAGGCCGGTCTTCCCGCAGTCGGGACAGCGCCGGAGGAACGGGGGGATCATCGGCGGTCGCCGATCGGTAGGCGCCCGAGTGGCAAGGGTTCGTCCCCGCGCGACGCGACTCACAGCAGCCCGTGGTCGGCCTGCAAGTCCCGATACGTCTGCAGATAGCGTTCGAGGACGGCGTCGTGGTCGTAGTCCGCGTAGTCCTCGTCGACGGTCAACCGCTCGAACTCGCCGGCGTCGACGATGGCGTCGGCGATCTGCTGGGGGTCGGTCGCGCGGAAGCTGCGCTCTTCCTCCTCGATGAGCTCGTGGGCGCTGGACTCGGCCTGGTACTCGACGATGCCGACGCAGCCGCAGGCCAGCGCCCACAGCAGTTCGCTCGCGAAGTACTCCCGGTGGGCCGTCTGGACGAACGCGTGAGCGCCCTTGTAGTAGGCCACCCGCTCGGCTCGGTCGCAGGCGCCGGCGAAGGTGACCCGATCCTCGATCCGGAGGTCCCGGACCTGCCGTTCGTAGCCCTCGCGTTCGGGGCCGTCGCCGACGATCGTCGCCGACCAGTCGCGGTCGCGCAGCTCGGCGAGGCCCAGCAGGAAGCTCTCCAGGTTGGCGCTCTCGTCGAGCGGGTGGGCGTAAACGACATCGATCGCCTCGGCGGGCTCGGTCTCCCTGACCGTCTCCATGTCGACGCTCTCGGGGACGACCTGGGTGGTGTCGGCGGTCGCGCCGCGCTCGCGGACGCGCGTGCGAACCATCTCGGAGGGCGTGTCGACCATGTCGGGGAGCGTGGCGGCGCGGTCGGCGAACCGCGAGTCGTCGACCGACTCGTCGCCGAACCACTCGATCACCAGCGGCGCGCGGGCGACCGTTCCGCCGAGGCTGGCGGCGACGACGCCGACGGGCGGGTCGGGCCGGGCGTGGACGATATCGGGGTCGAACAGGGCGAGCAGCGCGGGGAGGCGGACGGAAAAGGAGGTGAGGGCGGGGGAGATGGTGACCCCGCGGTAGGTGACGCCGTCGCGCTCGACGGTCTCGTCGGTCCCCTCCCAGAACTGGGTGCAGAAGACGGTCACGTCGTGGCCGCGGGCGGCGAGGTGGCGTGCGACGCGTTCGAACCGGCGGGCGCCTTCGGTGTCGCGATAGTGAGTCGTCTCCATCGAGACGAACGCGACGCGCATACGCCGGAGGACGGGGTGGGATGTCAAAAATCCCCGCCATCCCGGCGGCGGCCGGTAAGGCGACCGTACCGCGGTGGTCCGGCGGAGTCGTCGCCGAAGTAAGTCGCACCTACCACGCAGGAACGTTTATTACCGGCTACAGGGATCGGGGCGGTAGTGAATCGACGGGCGTTCCTCGGGGGCGCCGGTGTGGCGCTGTCGCTGGGAGTCGCCGGGCGCCGCGCCGCGAGCCCGCCGGACCCGGTCGTCGTCCGCGTCTGGTTCAGCGAGTCCGCGGCCACGCACGACGCGCTCGCCGGCAGGGTCGAAGGCTACCTCGGCGCGGCCCTCGGCGAGGCGGTCGGCGCCGTCGAGGTCGAGTTCGCGCCGTCGTCGGTCCCGCTGGCCCACGAGGGCGGGAAGACGTCGCTCGGGTTCGACTGGCCGACGACGGTCGTCGAGGGGCTGGTCGGGCTCGACGAGATCGACCCCGTCGGGGACGTGAACCTGCTCGTCACCGACGGCGACCCGCGGCGCCAGCCCGCCGGGTACGCTCGTCCGCGGATCGCCGCCACCACCGGCGGGGCCTACATCGCCAGGATGGCGCCCGCCGAGAGGACGCCGCCGGTCGTCCCCTACTCGCTCCCGGCCGCGGCGACGCAGCTGCTGCTCCACGAGGTCGGCCACGCGCTCGGAGCTACCCACGGGCACGGGGCGGCGCGCCGCGAGGGCGACGCCCTCGTCGCGAGTCCGATGGTCGGGAGCTACCTCTGGGCGTCCGAGCGCGTCCGCGAGCGACACCTCGACGACGCGAGCGCCTGCGGCGGCGCGTACCCGAACGCCGACGACGCGACGGAGCGGCGGCTCGGACTACGGTACACCGACTGCGCCGCTCGCGCGCTGCGGTGACGGCGAAAAATGTCCGAACGGTCGTCGACCGGAAGCGTCAGCTCGCGGCGTCCGTCTCGGTGTCCGTCTCGGTATCACCGATGACACCGCCCTCGTCCGTCTCGGTCTCGGTACCCATGCCGTCATCGGTGGCCGTCTCCGTCTCGGTACCCATCGTATCGTCTCCCTCTGTCTCCGTCGTGTCGTCCCCTTCGGTTTCGGTCGCGGGTTCCATCACGTCGTCCCCTTCGGTTTCGGTCGCGGGTTCCATCACGTCGTCACCTTCCGTCTCGGTTTCGTCGCCGACGGCGGGCGAGGTGTCTTCCCCGTCTTCGCCGATGGCTGCTGTGTCGGTTCCGGCGCCCGGGCCGGGACCGCCGCAGCCGGCGAGGGCGACCAGAGCGACGATACAGACTGTCGCGAGTGCGCGGTACATGCGTTTCCCCACAGGAGCGTCAGCGGTTTCGTTATTGGCGGGCATTCGGGGGAGGGACGCAACGTTTTCCCCGTTGTGCCCGTCCCACCGGCGTCAAACGTCCACTTACTGCCGAAGTCTGTCACGCCTACCGCCGCGGCCGTCCGTCACGCTCGTCGGGGGGTCGCGAGTCCGCCCGGCTCGCACGCCCGGAAGGACTTTCTCCGCCCCGCCGCTTGCCCGGAGTATGTACGACCTCGACCGATATCTCAACGTGCGGAGCGCCTACGGCGCTTCGTTCGGTCCCGACGGAACGCTGTCCCTTCTGCTCGACGCCACGGGCACCCCTCAGCTCTGGACGCTCGACGAACCCCGAACGTGGCCCGTCCAGCGCACCTTCTTCGAGGACCGGGTCACCTTCGCCTCGTGGTCGCCCGAGCGACGGGAACTCGCCTTCGGCATGGACGAGGGCGGCAACGAGCGCGCCCAGCTCTACCGCCTCGACGCCGACGACGGGACGATCGCGAACCTCACCGCGCGTCCCGACGCCAAACACCGCTGGGGCGGGTGGTCACACGACGGCGACCGCTTCGCGTTCGCCTCCAACCGCCGCGACGAGTCCGTCTTCGACGTGTACGTCCAGGGACGAGCGGAGACCGGCGAGGACGCGACGCTCGTCCACGAGGGCGACGGCTGGCTCTCCGTCGGCGGCTGGGCGCCCGCCGACGACCGCCTGCTCGTCTCGCAGGCTCACTGGAACTTCGACCAGGATCTCTTCGTCCTCGACGCCGAGTCGGGCGAACGGCGCCACCTCACGCCCCACGACGGCGACGTGCGCTTCACGAGCGCCCAGTGGAGCCCCGACGGCGACGCCCTCTACCTGACCACCGACTACGAGTCCGACACGAAGTTCCTCGCCCGGCTCGATCTGACGGCGATCGGCGACGACCCCGACGAGGCCGACCTCGCGGCGGCGCTCGACACCGTGGCCGACGGGGGCGAGTGGAACGTGGGGGGCGTGGCCGTCGACGACGAGACCGGCCGGCTCGTCTACTCCCGGAACGTCGACGGCTACACCGACCTGACCGTCGGCGAACTCGCCGGCCCAACCGAGATCGACGAGTTCCCAGCGCCGGACCTGCCGGGCGGGATCGCCGGCGGCGTCGCCTTCGACGAGCGCGCCGAGCGGTTCGCACTCTCGGCGACCGGCCGGACCGAGAACACGAACGTCTACGTCGTCGACGTGGAGTCGGGCGAGTTCGAGCGCTGGACCGACGCCTCCACGGCGGGGATCCCGAAGTCCTCGTTCGTCGAGCCCGAACTCGTCCGCTACCCGACCTTCGACGACCGGTCGATCCCGGGCTACTTCTCGCTGCCCGACGACCCGGAAGCGGGCGAGACGCCCGTGATCGTCGACATCCACGGCGGGCCCGAGAGCCAGCGCCGGCCCTCCTTCGCGGGACTCACCCAGTACTTCCTGTCGCGGGGGTACGCCGTCTTCGAACCCAACGTCCGCGGGTCGACCGGCTACGGCCGCGAGTACACCCACCTCGACGACGTGGAGAAGCGGATGGACTCGGTGGCCGATATCGAGGCCGCGGTCGAGTGGCTGACCGACCGCGAGGCGGTCGACCCCGACCGCGTGGTGGCGATGGGCGGCTCCTACGGCGGGTTCATGGTGCTGGCGGCGCTGACGGAGTACCCCGACCTGTGGGCCGCCGGCGTCGATATCGTGGGGATCGCCAACTTCGTCACGTTTCTGGAGAACACCGGCTCGTGGCGCCGCGAGCTGCGCGAGGCCGAGTACGGTTCGCTGGACGACGACCGCGAGTTCCTCGAATCGGTCTCGCCGATCAACAACGTCGAGTCGATCGCGGCGCCGCTGTTCGTCCTCCACGGCGCCAACGACCCCCGCGTCCCGCTCGGCGAGGCCGAGCAGATCGCCGAGCGGGCGGCCGAGCAGGGCGTCCCCGTCGAGAAGCTCGTCTTCGACGACGAGGGCCACGGGATCACCAAGCGCGAGAACCGGATCGAGGCCTACACGGCCGTCGTCGACTTCCTCGACGAGCACGTCTGACCGATGGTCGACGACGACCTCGCGACCCGCTCACGCGAGCGCGTCGCCGACTGGCTGGCCGACCTGCGCCGGCGGTACGACGACTTCGAGCGCGTCGAGAAGCGGTGGGAACTGTCGCCCGAGGCCTACGAGCGCGACCGCGAGCGGATCGCGGCCGGTGCGAACGGCGGCGCGGGCGTCTGGATCACCGACGACGCGGGCCGAGTCCTGCTCGTCCGCAACGAGGGCGACGACGGCTGGGCCGACCCCGGCGGCAAGCGCGAGGCCGACGAGTCCTTCGAGGCGGCCGCGCGCCGCGAGGTCCGTGAGGAGGCGGCCGTCGAGGCGACGATCACGGGCCTCCGTGAGGCGCACGTCCTCGAACTCGTCGACGAGAGCGACCCCGACCGGCCCGCGCTGGCCAGCCTCATCGCGGTCTTCGACGGCGAGTACGCGAGCGGCGACCTGCGTCCGCGGGAGGGGGAGATCGCCGCGGCGGAGTGGTTCGCGTCGCGACCGGCGACCGTACTGTACCCCGAAGTTGCCGACCGACCGTATCCGGCCAGCGAGTGACCGCGAGCGGTCGGCGACCCGCTCGCAAGTGCGAACGTCCGGGGTCCGACCCCGGGGCGAGCGGTCCGTCCGTGGCCTGAACGAAGGGACGGGTTTATGCCGATCCCGACGCAGATGCGGACGATGTCCGTGGCCGAGGTCTCCCGCGACAGGGTGGAGGAGCGGCTGGTCGCGCTGGAGGACGAGTACAGCGGGTTCCCGATCAACCAGACGACGCTCACCGTGCCCAGCGACGCCTACGAGCGGGCCGGGGGGCGCTGCGAGCGCGGTATCGTCGACGCGTACGTCCAGCTGTACAACGACAGCGAGGACGTGCTGCTGGTCGAACGCGACGGCGAGTGGGTCGTCCCCCACGGCGAACCGGCGACCGACGAGCGCGTCGTCCCCGGGACCGAGGCCGCGATCCGGGAGACCACCGGCGTCGACTGCTCGCTGACCGACCTCATCCGCGTGACGATCCTCGGCGTCCGCGACGAGGACGACCCCGACCGCCCGCCGGTCTACCGGCTGATCGCCGTCTTCGTCGCCGAGACCGACGGGTCGGACGCGACCGTCGCCGCGCCGGTGTCCGGTGGCGGCCGGGCGGCCGACGCGGCGGGCGACGGCGACGCGGCCGAAGCGACCGACGACGGCGACGCGACGGGCGACACCGACGACCAGACACCGGCGGGCGTGCGCTGGCACCCGACGCTCCCGGAGTCGGCGGTGCCCTCGCACTGACGCCGTCCGCTCGGGACGAGACCCCTGATCCACCGGAACACTTACCGCGGCGCTGTCCCCTACACCCGGCAGTGGCAGCCATCGAGACCGACGGGCTCACGAAGCGCTACGGGTCGGTCGCCGCCGTCGAGGGGCTGGACCTGACCGTCGAGAGCGGGACCATCTACGGCTTTCTCGGCCCCAACGGCGCCGGCAAGACGACCACCATGCGGCTGCTGACCGGACTCACCCGTCCCAGCGACGGGTCGGCGACCGTCGCCGGCGTCGACGTGCGCGACCGCGACCGGCTGGGCGAGCGGATCGGCTACGTCCCCGACACGCCGCCGCTGTACGAGAAGCTCACCGCCCGCGAGCAGCTGTCGGCGGTCGCCGACGTGCGCGGGCTCGACCCGGAGCGCGCCCGCGAGCGGGTCGGTGCCCTGCTCGACCGGTTCGGCCTGGCGGCCGCCGACGACCGCATCGAGAGCTACTCGAAGGGCATGAAACAGAAGACCAGCGTGATCCAGGCCATCGTCCACGAGCCCGCGGTGCTGTTCCTCGACGAACCGACCAGCGGGCTCGACCCTAACGCCGCGCGGACGCTCAAGGAGGTCCTCACGGAGCTGCGCGACGCGGGCACCGCCGTCTTCCTCTCGACGCACGTGCTCTCGGTGGTCGACGAGCTGGCCGACACCGTCGGGCTGCTCTCGGACGGGCGACTGCTGGCCGAGGACGACCCCGAGCGGCTGGTCGCCGACCGCGACGGCGACACGCTGGAGGACGCCTTCGTCGAGCTGACGAGCGACACCGACCTCTCGGCGCGGCTGCGCGAGTCGCCATGACGAGCCCGGCCGTCGTCGTCACGCGGACCGCCCTCCGCCAGACCTACCGGCGAGTCCGCGAGTCCAAGCGGATGACCGCCTTCTTCCTGTTGATACCCGGCTTCTTCGCGCTGCAGGTCTCCGGCCTGGTCGGACCGGGCGCCTACGACCTGGGCCGGCGATTCGCCGCCGGCGAGGTCGCGCCGGTCGTCGCCCGCGTCCGCGGGACGGTGCTGTCGGGCGTCGTCCTGCTCGCCCTGATGGGGACGCTCGGCGCCGCGGGGGGCAACAGCGAGTTCAAGGACCGCTACGTGACCTTCCTGACGGCGACGAGCACCCGCGCGGTCGCCGTCGGGAGCGTCGCCCGCCAGACGGCCGTCTGGACGGCGCTGTTCTGGCCGGTCGCGCTCGCCGGCGCGGTCGCGTTCGCCGTCGGCGCCGAGGCGCCGGTCGCCGCGGTCTCGCTGGTCGCGGGCAGCCTCTGGCTGTTCGTCGTCGCCGGCGTCGCGACGGCCCCGATCGGCTTCGGCGCCCGCTGGCTGCTCGACGGCTACGGGCTCTCGAAGAACGCCCGGTTCGGCCTCGGGGTCGGGATGCTCGGGCTGTTCTACCTCGTCCTGTTCACCCGCCGGACCGTCGGCGCCGCGCTGGGCGCGACGCCGCTGTCGTGGGCCGGCGACCTGCTGTTGTTGACCGTCCGGGACGCCGGCGCTTCGCCCGCCCGCGCGGGCGGGTTCCTCCTCGCCACGGTCGGGCTCGTGCTCGGCTCGCTCGCCGCGTCGGTCCGGCTCGCCGAGGCCGTCTGGTACGACGACCGCGCGCTCGGCGACGACGACGAGGAGGCCGGCGACGACCCGGCGACGGCGACGCCCGTCAGGGACGTGCTCGCGTCGGTCGTCCCGCGGCCGACCGCCGCGCTCGTCGAGACGACCTGGCGCCGCACCAAGCGCACGCCGAAGACGCTGTGGTACGTCTACCCCGCCGTCTTCGTCGGCCTCGTCATGGCCGAACAGCTCGTCTACAGCGGCCCGTTCGACGCGGCGATGTACGCGCCGGTCGTCGCCTTCACCGGCGCGCTGGCCGCCGGGAGCGGCTTCACGCTCAATCCGCTGGGCACCGAGGGCGACGCGCTGCCCGCCCTGCTCACCGCCGGCGTCTCGAGCGAGACGTTCGTCCGCGCGAAGGCCTACGCCGTCGTCCTCCCGGTGATGCCGCTGCTGGTCGGCGCCGCGCTGGGCACCGCTATCGGCGTCGGCGTCTCCTCGCCGCTGGTCGTCGCCGCCATCGGCGTCTTCGCGGTCGCCCTCGCGGTGGTCGCGCCGCTGTGTTCGCTGGCGCTCGGCGTCCACTACCCGCCCGGCGACGAGGGGCTGCTCGGCGAGGACGTGCAGATCCCGAACAAGTCCGCCTCCGCGGCCTACACCCTCGGCATGGTCACCGTCGGCGCACCGGGGCTCGGGGCGCTCGGCGCCTACGCCCGGCCGAGTCCGGTCGACCCGGCGACCGTCGCGGTCGGCGTCGGCGCGACGGCCATCCTCGCCGCCCTCGTCGCCTGGGGAGGCTACCGCCACGCGGTCGCGAAGCTGGACGCGTACTCCGTCGAGTGACGGGCGACCGCTGGACGCGAATCGAAACCGACTCCCGTCGAGCACGGGCTCTTGGAACCATGACGGACAACGCAGACGGAATCAGCGTCGAGGGACAGACCGCGGTCGTCATCGGCGGCACGAGCGGCATCGGGCTGGAGATCGCCCGGGCGTTCGCCCGCGACGGCGCCGACGTGGTCGCGACCAGCCGCTCGGAGGACTCCGTCGCCGAGGCCGCCGCGGAACTGCGCGATCTCGGCGCCGAGACGGTCGAGGTCACCTGCAACGTTCGCGACCCCGACTCCGTCCGGAACCTCCGGGAGACCACCGAGGCGGCCCTGGGCACCGTCGACACGCTCGTCACCTCCCAGGGCTCGGTCGCGACGACGCCGGTCACGGAGATGACCGAGGAGGAGTGGGGCCAGGACATCGACGTGCTGCTGACCGGCGCCTTCCGCGCGATCAAGGAGTTCGGCGCCGCCATGGACGAGGGGTCCATTATCAACGTCTCCTCGATGTCCGCCGAGCAGTCCCGCGAGGCGCGCCCGAGCTACGTCTCGGCGAAGGCCGGCCTCAACGGTCTCACCCGCGCGACCGCGGCGGATCTGGGGCCCGAGGTCCGGGTCAACGCCGTCGCGCCCGGCTTCGTCAAGACCGAGCTCGCCGGTCCGAAACTGGAGGACGGCTCGGAGTTCCGCGAAGGCGTCGACGAGCGCACGCCGATGGAGCGGGTCGCCACGCCCGACGAGATCAGCGGCGCCGCGCTGTACCTCGCCAGCGACGCCGCCTCCTTCACCACCGGCGAGATCATCACCATCGACGGCGGCTACGACCGAAGTTCGGTCTGATTCGCCGTCCGGCCCGAATCGACGGTCGGTCCGAGCCGGCTCCCGACGCTCCGATCCGAGCGGTCGGAGCCCGCGACCCGCCGCGCGTATTCAGGCACCGCCGTCAAGCCCGTCGTTCCCCTCCCGGTAGACGATGCTTCTCCCGCCCAGCGGCGAACTCCGAGAACGCGGCGACCACGAGGGCCACGTCGCCGAACGGAGCCTCTACACCCGCGCCGCGACGAGCGGGGCCCGCGGAAAGGCGCTCGTCGCACTCGGTGTCGCCGCCCTCGGCTACGGTGTCTATCGGGCGATGCGCGGGAACGGGGCGGACGTGGAGGCCGTCTCCAGCGCGGAACTCGACGGCGCCGACCGCTCGCTTCTCGCCGGAACCGTGCGTGGTGCGTATCAGGTGCGTTCGACGCTATCTGTTTAGGCGTAGCCCCTATACTCGGACGTGGCCGAGGGGGTGGTATGAGTCCCATGGACGGGAAGGCACGGTACGGCAACAGATCGCTCGTGTACGACGCGCTGGCCGACGAACGACGGCGACACGCCGTCCGGCTGCTGGACGACGCCGACGCGGCGCTGACCATCGAGAAACTCGCCGAACGGATGGTCGAGAGCGACGGCGGGAGGACGGACGGCTCCGCGGACGAGGCGGCGATCACCCGCCTCCGCACGTCGCTGTATCACGTCCACGTTCCGAAACTCTCCGACGCCGGCATCGTCAGGTTCTCCCCCGAGCGACGGCGCGTCCGACTCACCGACTCCGTCTCGCTCGACGCCCTCGACGCCATCGGGTCGTAGGCGGGCTCCGAGCGGTTCGGCGCACTGGGGACCGGAAAACAGGGCCTCAGTAGCTCTTCGCCCAGTAAGCGGTCACCCGGGCGTCCTCGCCGCAGATGGCGCAGTCGTCGTGGACGGGGTCCTCGTCGCGGTCGAGGGGGACCATCACGATCTCGGCTGCGAGGGCGTCCTTGATCGGCTCCTCGCAATCCTCGTCGCCGCACCAGCCGGTCTTGACGTAGCCGCCGTGCTGGCCGATCGTGCCGAGGATCTCCTCGCGGGAGTCGGCCTCGCGGATCTCCCCCTCCAGCGTCTCTTCGGCGCTGGCGTACAGTTTGGCGTAGACCGTGTCGAGGTGGTCCTCGACGGTGTCGCCGATGTCGGCGCGGTCTTCGACGCTGTTCTCACCGTCGGGGCGGTGGACGAGCGTGAGCTCGTCGTCGTCGACCTCGTTGGGGCCGACCTCGATGCGGAGGGGGACCCCTTTCAGCTCCCACTCGTTGTACTTGAACCCGGGGTTGCGGTTGTCGCGGTCGTCGAGGTTCACGCGGATACCGGCCTCGTCGAGTTCCGCTGCGGCGTCGGCGGCGTACTCGACGACTTCCTCCTTGTTGTCCTCCTGCCAGATCGGGACGATGACGACCTGGGTAGGGGCGAGCGTGGGCGGGAGCACGAGCCCCTGGTCGTCCGAATGGAGCATGATGAGCGCGCCCATCGAGCGCCACGAGAGCCCCCACGAGGTAGTGTGGGCGGTCTGGTCCTCCTCGTCCTCGTCGGCGTAGGTGATGTCGAACGCCTCGGCGAAAGAGGTGCCCAGATAGTGGGAGGTGGCGGCCTGGACGGACTTGCCGTCGGGCATCAGCGTCTCGATGGTCGTCGTCGTGTGGGCGCCGGGGAACTTGTCGTGTTCGGGCTTGCGGCCCTTCAGCGCGGGCATGGCCATCACGTCCTCGTAGAGGCGCTCGTACTGGTCGAGGCGGGTCATCGTCTCGTCCCAGGCGCCGTCCTCGTCGCGGTGGGCGGTGTGGCCCTCCTGCCAGAGGAACTCCTTGGTGCGGAAGAACGGCTTGGTCTCGGTGGCCTCCCAGCGCACGACGGAACACCACTGGTTGAGCCGCATGGGCAGGTCGCGATGGCTGCGCACCCAGTCGGCGATGAAGGGGGTGATGATCGACTCGCTGGTCGGGCGGACGGCGAGGCGCTCCTCGAGTTCGTCGTAGCCGCCGTGGGTCACCCACGCGACCTCGGGGTCGAAGCCCTCGACGACGTCCTTCTCCCGTTCGAGGTAGCTCTCGGGGATGAACATCGGGAAGTAGGCGTTGTCGACGCCGGTCTCTTTGAACCAGCCGTCGAGGTGGTCCTGGATGCGCTCCCAGATCGCGTAGCCGCGGGGGCGGGTGACGATGAACCCGCCCATCGGCGCGTAGTCGGCCAGTTCGGCCTTCTGGACGACTTCCGCGTACCACTCGCCCGTCGAATGCTCCTTGCTCTCGGTGATGCCGAGTTCCTGCTCGCCACTCATTACAGGAGCGTCGCCGAGCGCGTTCTTGAACCTGACGAAGCCCCGGTTCTCACTCGCACGCCACCGACGCGGCCGACCGGTCCCGACGACGAGCGATCGGATCCGTCGCTCCACGTGCGGAT
The window above is part of the Halosimplex rubrum genome. Proteins encoded here:
- the proS gene encoding proline--tRNA ligase, coding for MSGEQELGITESKEHSTGEWYAEVVQKAELADYAPMGGFIVTRPRGYAIWERIQDHLDGWFKETGVDNAYFPMFIPESYLEREKDVVEGFDPEVAWVTHGGYDELEERLAVRPTSESIITPFIADWVRSHRDLPMRLNQWCSVVRWEATETKPFFRTKEFLWQEGHTAHRDEDGAWDETMTRLDQYERLYEDVMAMPALKGRKPEHDKFPGAHTTTTIETLMPDGKSVQAATSHYLGTSFAEAFDITYADEDEEDQTAHTTSWGLSWRSMGALIMLHSDDQGLVLPPTLAPTQVVIVPIWQEDNKEEVVEYAADAAAELDEAGIRVNLDDRDNRNPGFKYNEWELKGVPLRIEVGPNEVDDDELTLVHRPDGENSVEDRADIGDTVEDHLDTVYAKLYASAEETLEGEIREADSREEILGTIGQHGGYVKTGWCGDEDCEEPIKDALAAEIVMVPLDRDEDPVHDDCAICGEDARVTAYWAKSY
- a CDS encoding NUDIX hydrolase, which produces MSVAEVSRDRVEERLVALEDEYSGFPINQTTLTVPSDAYERAGGRCERGIVDAYVQLYNDSEDVLLVERDGEWVVPHGEPATDERVVPGTEAAIRETTGVDCSLTDLIRVTILGVRDEDDPDRPPVYRLIAVFVAETDGSDATVAAPVSGGGRAADAAGDGDAAEATDDGDATGDTDDQTPAGVRWHPTLPESAVPSH
- a CDS encoding NUDIX hydrolase is translated as MVDDDLATRSRERVADWLADLRRRYDDFERVEKRWELSPEAYERDRERIAAGANGGAGVWITDDAGRVLLVRNEGDDGWADPGGKREADESFEAAARREVREEAAVEATITGLREAHVLELVDESDPDRPALASLIAVFDGEYASGDLRPREGEIAAAEWFASRPATVLYPEVADRPYPASE
- a CDS encoding SDR family NAD(P)-dependent oxidoreductase, whose amino-acid sequence is MTDNADGISVEGQTAVVIGGTSGIGLEIARAFARDGADVVATSRSEDSVAEAAAELRDLGAETVEVTCNVRDPDSVRNLRETTEAALGTVDTLVTSQGSVATTPVTEMTEEEWGQDIDVLLTGAFRAIKEFGAAMDEGSIINVSSMSAEQSREARPSYVSAKAGLNGLTRATAADLGPEVRVNAVAPGFVKTELAGPKLEDGSEFREGVDERTPMERVATPDEISGAALYLASDAASFTTGEIITIDGGYDRSSV
- a CDS encoding DUF7344 domain-containing protein, with amino-acid sequence MSPMDGKARYGNRSLVYDALADERRRHAVRLLDDADAALTIEKLAERMVESDGGRTDGSADEAAITRLRTSLYHVHVPKLSDAGIVRFSPERRRVRLTDSVSLDALDAIGS
- a CDS encoding ABC transporter ATP-binding protein, with translation MAAIETDGLTKRYGSVAAVEGLDLTVESGTIYGFLGPNGAGKTTTMRLLTGLTRPSDGSATVAGVDVRDRDRLGERIGYVPDTPPLYEKLTAREQLSAVADVRGLDPERARERVGALLDRFGLAAADDRIESYSKGMKQKTSVIQAIVHEPAVLFLDEPTSGLDPNAARTLKEVLTELRDAGTAVFLSTHVLSVVDELADTVGLLSDGRLLAEDDPERLVADRDGDTLEDAFVELTSDTDLSARLRESP